The Miscanthus floridulus cultivar M001 chromosome 7, ASM1932011v1, whole genome shotgun sequence genome includes a region encoding these proteins:
- the LOC136464538 gene encoding protein PHOSPHATE-INDUCED 1-like has translation MASLVLVVAMVLSLAQLSAGSRRLMELYIPPPSDQLTDHHGGVLSGDIRVSTLWYGSFTSAQKSIVYDFLLSLTTAPSAATPSVDQWWGTIDQLYLSSAAASGTRVLLDARAQVSDEAYSLGKSLTLAQIEQLAARAGAKKGSIALVFTDQDVAVEGFCSSRCGKHGSAAPGAEAGSTYIWVGNAVKQCPGQCAWPFAQPLYGPQGAPLVAPNGDAGMDGLVMVLATMVAGTVTNPYRDGFYQGSKDAPLEACTACPGVYASGAYPGFPGNLLVDQTTGGSYNANGVNGRKYLLPALYNPATSTCNTLV, from the coding sequence ATGGCTTCTCTTGTGCTGGTTGTGGCGATGGTACTGAGCCTGGCGCAGCTCTCCGCGGGGAGCAGGAGGCTGATGGAGTTGTACATTCCTCCGCCGAGCGATCAGCTCACCGACCACCACGGCGGCGTGCTCAGCGGCGACATCCGGGTGTCCACGCTCTGGTACGGCAGCTTCACGTCGGCGCAGAAGTCGATCGTCTACGACTTCCTCCTCTCGCTCACCACGGCACCGAGCGCGGCCACGCCCTCGGTCGACCAGTGGTGGGGCACCATCGACCAGCTGTACCTGTCCAGCGCCGCCGCGTCGGGGACGCGCGTGCTCCTCGACGCGCGGGCGCAGGTGTCCGACGAGGCGTACTCGCTGGGGAAGTCGCTCACGCTGGCCCAGATCGAGCAGCTCGCGGCGCGCGCCGGCGCCAAGAAGGGCAGCATCGCGCTGGTCTTCACCGACCAGGACGTGGCCGTGGAGGGCTTCTGCAGCAGCCGGTGCGGGAAGCACGGCTCTGCTGCCCCGGGCGCCGAGGCCGGGTCCACCTACATCTGGGTGGGCAACGCCGTGAAGCAGTGCCCGGGGCAGTGCGCGTGGCCGTTCGCGCAGCCGCTGTACGGGCCGCAGGGCGCGCCCCTGGTGGCGCCCAACGGCGACGCCGGGATGGACGGGCTGGTGATGGTCCTCGCCACCATGGTGGCCGGCACCGTGACCAACCCGTATCGCGACGGGTTCTACCAGGGCTCAAAGGACGCGCCGCTGGAGGCGTGCACCGCGTGCCCGGGCGTCTACGCCAGCGGCGCCTATCCGGGATTTCCCGGGAACCTGCTGGTCGACCAAACCACCGGGGGCAGCTACAATGCCAACGGCGTGAACGGGAGGAAGTACCTGCTCCCGGCCTTGTACAACCCGGCGACGTCCACCTGCAACACCCTGGTATAG